From one Luteipulveratus mongoliensis genomic stretch:
- a CDS encoding primosomal protein N', producing the protein MTEEGASAAAEQLALLQAVAPASTPRPRTGPALASKDPVAVVHVDTGLPHLDRPFEYSVPATLADDAVPGCRLKVRFAGQDVDAFLLERRAEAEHTGRLTPIRRVVSAEPVLTDDVLQLARGVAAQYAGTLGDVLRLAIPPRHARAEKALAMAPPESAPETAGATRHVAWEPYPAGPALLQRIADGGAPAASWLARPTVGPELDWPSALAELAQTALSAGRGVVLVVPDGRDTERLDEALRDRLGAGQHVRLSADQGPQARYTAWLKLLRGHVRCVVGTRAAAFAPVRDLGLLVCWDDGDDALTEPRAPYAHARDVLAMRAEQQGAALVLGGHTRSVPVQAWLEAGRVRAVEAPRDRSAHPRTVVTGDERDVERSGPAALAHLPSRAWAAAKEALQSGPVLVQVPRRGYLPSLSCQRCRTPARCATCHGPLGLVSPDRPPACRWCGRVEPAFRCPECDDTRLRSSVVGARRTAEELGRAFPGVPLHRSAAGEMLDRVGPDPSLVIATPGAEPVAESGYAATLLLDAWAFLDRPVLEAQAEAVRRWTAAAALTRPSTAGGVVVLCGAPTHTTIPAVEALVRWAPGWFAERELHERAELRLPPSCWVAELTGPRVELSGALTALDLPTDVEVLGPLPVGTRRAGESEDGQRLLLRCEHDQAALVLARLTAMRAARSARKDVAIGVRVDPDPSLL; encoded by the coding sequence ATGACCGAGGAGGGTGCGTCCGCCGCAGCTGAGCAGCTCGCGCTGCTCCAGGCTGTCGCGCCTGCGTCCACTCCGCGGCCGCGCACGGGACCGGCTCTTGCCAGCAAGGACCCAGTGGCCGTCGTACACGTCGACACCGGTCTGCCACACCTGGACCGCCCGTTCGAGTACTCCGTGCCCGCAACACTCGCCGACGACGCCGTTCCCGGGTGTCGGCTCAAGGTGCGGTTCGCCGGGCAGGACGTCGACGCGTTCCTGCTCGAGCGCCGGGCTGAGGCTGAGCACACGGGCCGGCTGACGCCCATCCGCCGGGTGGTCAGTGCGGAGCCGGTGCTCACCGACGACGTACTCCAGCTGGCCCGCGGTGTCGCGGCCCAGTACGCCGGGACACTCGGCGATGTCCTCCGCCTGGCGATCCCGCCTCGCCACGCGCGCGCCGAGAAGGCCCTGGCGATGGCGCCGCCGGAGAGTGCGCCCGAGACCGCTGGAGCAACGCGCCACGTGGCCTGGGAGCCATACCCCGCAGGGCCCGCCCTCCTCCAACGCATCGCCGACGGGGGTGCGCCGGCCGCCTCCTGGCTCGCGCGCCCGACCGTCGGGCCCGAGCTCGACTGGCCGAGTGCCCTCGCCGAGCTCGCTCAGACGGCCCTGAGCGCCGGCCGCGGAGTCGTTCTCGTGGTGCCGGACGGACGTGACACCGAGAGGCTGGACGAGGCCTTACGGGATCGCCTGGGCGCGGGGCAGCATGTACGCCTCAGCGCGGATCAGGGCCCGCAGGCTCGCTACACCGCCTGGCTCAAGCTGTTGCGTGGACACGTCCGTTGTGTCGTCGGCACCAGAGCCGCGGCGTTCGCGCCGGTCCGTGACCTGGGTCTGCTCGTCTGCTGGGACGACGGCGACGACGCGCTGACCGAGCCGCGGGCGCCCTATGCCCACGCTCGTGACGTCCTGGCGATGCGCGCCGAGCAGCAGGGCGCGGCGCTGGTCCTCGGGGGGCATACGCGGTCGGTGCCGGTGCAGGCCTGGCTCGAGGCGGGTCGAGTCCGAGCTGTGGAGGCTCCGCGCGACCGGTCGGCCCACCCACGCACGGTCGTGACCGGCGACGAACGCGACGTCGAGCGTTCGGGGCCGGCCGCACTGGCACACCTGCCGTCACGCGCCTGGGCGGCCGCCAAGGAGGCGCTGCAGTCGGGACCGGTGCTGGTGCAGGTCCCGCGCCGTGGCTACCTGCCGTCGTTGTCCTGCCAGCGCTGCCGGACACCCGCCAGGTGCGCGACCTGTCACGGCCCCCTCGGACTCGTGTCACCGGATCGTCCCCCGGCCTGCCGTTGGTGCGGGCGGGTCGAACCGGCCTTCCGGTGCCCGGAGTGCGACGACACCCGGCTGCGGTCCAGCGTGGTCGGAGCCCGGCGTACGGCTGAGGAGCTGGGGCGAGCGTTCCCCGGCGTGCCTCTGCACCGCTCGGCGGCCGGCGAGATGCTCGACCGGGTAGGCCCCGATCCGTCCCTGGTCATCGCCACACCCGGAGCTGAGCCTGTGGCCGAGTCCGGCTATGCCGCCACGCTGCTGCTCGACGCGTGGGCCTTCTTGGACCGTCCGGTGCTGGAGGCGCAGGCCGAGGCCGTACGTCGATGGACGGCTGCCGCCGCGCTCACCCGTCCCAGCACGGCTGGGGGAGTCGTCGTGCTGTGCGGCGCGCCGACCCACACCACGATCCCGGCCGTGGAGGCTCTGGTGCGATGGGCCCCAGGCTGGTTCGCCGAGCGGGAGCTGCATGAGCGTGCCGAGCTGCGTCTGCCGCCGAGCTGCTGGGTCGCTGAGCTGACCGGCCCCCGCGTGGAGCTGAGCGGCGCGTTGACAGCCCTCGACCTGCCGACGGACGTGGAGGTGCTGGGTCCGCTGCCGGTCGGCACCCGGCGAGCGGGCGAGTCCGAGGACGGGCAGCGCCTGTTGCTGCGGTGTGAGCACGACCAGGCGGCCCTGGTGCTCGCTCGCCTCACCGCGATGCGAGCCGCCCGTAGCGCACGCAAGGACGTCGCGATCGGGGTCCGCGTCGACCCGGACCCGAGCCTGCTCTGA
- a CDS encoding HAD family hydrolase has product MSESQHESVEAPFALDLQDDIAPNPVDAVVFDLGNVLIRWDPVPAIAAAVGQERAEAFVADPAFDFTAWNHAQDAGRRWDEGEQLALRSHPHLEQEIRSYRSNFGASLLGEVEDTVAILRELHQAKVPLFALTNWSEELFPKALDRFDFLDVFEDIIVSGEEEVAKPDPEIFEVLGERIRHVGGLDDCVFIDDSEANVQAATAAGLDAILFTDTGHLREDLIVRGLPLQPRR; this is encoded by the coding sequence ATGAGCGAGTCGCAGCACGAGAGCGTCGAAGCGCCCTTCGCCCTGGACCTTCAGGACGACATCGCGCCCAACCCGGTGGATGCCGTGGTCTTCGATCTGGGCAACGTCCTGATCCGCTGGGACCCCGTGCCCGCGATCGCCGCTGCAGTCGGCCAGGAGCGTGCTGAGGCCTTCGTGGCCGACCCGGCGTTCGACTTCACCGCGTGGAACCACGCCCAGGACGCCGGTCGCAGGTGGGACGAGGGGGAGCAGCTCGCGCTCCGTTCGCACCCACACCTGGAGCAGGAGATCCGCTCCTACCGCTCCAACTTCGGCGCGTCCCTGCTGGGTGAGGTCGAGGACACCGTTGCCATCCTGCGTGAGCTGCACCAGGCCAAGGTGCCGCTGTTCGCCCTGACCAACTGGTCGGAGGAGCTCTTCCCCAAGGCGTTGGACCGCTTCGACTTCCTCGACGTGTTCGAGGACATCATCGTGTCCGGCGAGGAGGAGGTCGCCAAGCCTGATCCCGAGATCTTCGAGGTCCTCGGTGAGCGGATCCGGCACGTCGGTGGGCTCGATGACTGTGTCTTCATCGATGACAGCGAGGCCAATGTGCAAGCCGCGACGGCCGCCGGTCTCGACGCCATCCTCTTCACCGACACCGGCCATCTGCGCGAGGACCTCATCGTGCGCGGACTACCGCTGCAGCCGCGGCGCTAA
- the def gene encoding peptide deformylase has translation MRSPLPVQPIRLFGDPVLRTPAAPVVDFDAELRRLVADLEDTMLDAPGAGLAAPQIGVGLRVFTYFIDGQVGHLINPDLELSEEIECGPEGCLSIPDLVFDTPRAVRTVAKGFSMYGEPITIEGTHRMARCLQHETDHLDGILFVDRLDHEARRLALKEIRDAEWAGQPGPIIRESPHPTFGRGR, from the coding sequence GTGAGGTCCCCGTTGCCCGTCCAGCCCATCCGACTCTTCGGAGACCCCGTCCTGCGTACGCCCGCAGCCCCGGTCGTCGACTTCGACGCCGAGCTGCGCCGGTTGGTCGCTGACCTCGAGGACACCATGCTGGATGCGCCCGGCGCGGGTCTCGCGGCGCCTCAGATCGGTGTGGGGCTGCGGGTGTTCACCTATTTCATCGACGGGCAGGTCGGGCATCTGATCAACCCGGACCTCGAGCTGTCAGAGGAGATCGAGTGTGGCCCCGAGGGCTGCCTGTCGATCCCGGACCTGGTCTTCGACACACCGCGGGCTGTGCGCACGGTGGCCAAAGGCTTCTCCATGTACGGCGAGCCGATCACCATCGAGGGCACCCATCGGATGGCGCGCTGTCTCCAGCACGAGACCGACCACCTGGACGGCATCCTCTTCGTCGACCGGCTTGACCATGAGGCGCGCCGTCTGGCTCTCAAGGAGATTCGTGACGCGGAGTGGGCCGGGCAGCCGGGACCGATCATCCGCGAGTCCCCGCACCCGACCTTCGGCCGGGGGCGATGA
- the fmt gene encoding methionyl-tRNA formyltransferase yields MRVVFAGTPEVALPSLDALLDSDHEVVAVITRPDARAGRGRRAATSPIRRRAEEVGLEVLAPGRPSDPEFQSRLAALSPDACPVVAYGALVPRSALDIPRLGWINLHFSLLPAWRGAAPVQHAVLAGDEVTGATTFILEEGMDTGPVLGTLTETIRRTDTSGDLLERLGKAGAGLLVASLDALADGSALPVPQPAEGVSLAPKITVEDAEIRWQQPAFAVDRRVRACTPEPGAWSTFRGERLKIQPVEPVADVAALPPGHLRVAKREVLVGTATTPVRLGLVQPAGKKPMAAADWARGVRAGDEEVLGA; encoded by the coding sequence GTGCGCGTGGTCTTCGCCGGCACGCCTGAGGTCGCCCTGCCGTCCCTCGATGCCCTCCTCGACTCCGATCACGAGGTCGTCGCCGTCATCACCCGTCCCGACGCGCGCGCGGGTCGTGGCCGTCGGGCTGCGACCTCCCCGATCCGTCGCCGTGCCGAGGAGGTCGGTCTTGAGGTGCTGGCTCCCGGTCGCCCGTCGGATCCGGAGTTCCAGTCGCGGCTCGCCGCCCTGAGCCCCGATGCCTGCCCGGTCGTCGCCTATGGCGCGCTGGTGCCGCGGTCTGCCCTGGACATCCCTCGGCTCGGCTGGATCAACCTGCACTTCTCACTGCTGCCCGCATGGCGCGGGGCTGCTCCGGTGCAGCACGCCGTGCTGGCGGGCGACGAGGTCACCGGTGCTACCACGTTCATCCTCGAAGAAGGCATGGACACCGGACCCGTCCTCGGCACCCTGACCGAGACGATCCGGCGGACCGACACCAGCGGCGACCTGCTCGAGCGACTGGGCAAGGCCGGTGCCGGCCTGCTCGTCGCCTCGCTCGATGCCCTGGCCGATGGGAGCGCACTGCCGGTGCCCCAGCCGGCCGAAGGCGTGTCTCTCGCACCGAAGATCACCGTCGAGGATGCTGAGATCCGTTGGCAGCAACCAGCATTCGCGGTCGATCGTCGAGTCCGAGCCTGTACGCCTGAGCCGGGTGCGTGGTCGACCTTCCGTGGTGAGCGGCTCAAGATCCAACCCGTCGAGCCCGTTGCTGACGTTGCTGCTCTGCCGCCCGGCCACCTTCGGGTCGCCAAACGGGAGGTTCTCGTCGGCACGGCGACCACCCCCGTACGACTCGGCCTGGTGCAGCCGGCTGGCAAGAAGCCGATGGCGGCCGCAGACTGGGCTCGCGGCGTACGAGCCGGTGACGAGGAGGTTCTGGGTGCCTGA
- a CDS encoding RsmB/NOP family class I SAM-dependent RNA methyltransferase — translation MPEGRDGGSYRNSRGRQRPDARRSGDRARSASRPSDRRREGDPARRAAYDVARAVDRGAYANLELPRILRNAGLEGRDAGFATELTYGGIRMRGLYDPVIELAAGRPATQIDPPVLDTLRLGAHQLLGMRVPSHAAASETVALARSVNGAGAAGFVNAVLRRISERTREEWVTEVTAGRDRVDALSVEYSHPGWVVRALRAALVAHGASTDETVDGDLERLLAADNDPARVSLVARPGLATVEELVEAGAEASSLSPLAAIMESGDPAAIAAVRQTRAAVQDEGSQLLALALAAATVQNPNPDGEQWLDLCAGPGGKAALLATLAAQRGAVLFANEVSEHRTELVRKTLRAALDADVEVMVGTGDGRDLGAEEPDTYDRVLVDAPCTGLGALRRRPESRWRRQASDVPQLSALQRELLVSGIEATRPGGVIGYATCSPHVAETQLVVDDIVGDRTDVVLEDARPLFIDAEGAPIDRLGDGPTVQLWPHIHGTDAMYFALLRKQPR, via the coding sequence GTGCCTGAAGGACGCGACGGTGGCAGTTATCGCAACTCACGAGGTCGGCAGCGGCCGGACGCGCGGCGCTCCGGCGACCGCGCACGCTCCGCGAGCCGGCCGTCCGACCGGCGGCGAGAGGGCGATCCGGCCAGGCGGGCGGCGTACGACGTGGCGCGTGCGGTCGACCGTGGCGCGTACGCCAACCTCGAGCTCCCGCGCATCCTGCGCAACGCAGGACTTGAGGGACGCGATGCCGGATTCGCGACTGAGCTGACCTATGGCGGGATCCGGATGCGGGGGCTCTACGACCCTGTGATCGAGCTGGCCGCCGGACGCCCCGCGACACAGATCGACCCGCCCGTCCTGGACACGTTGCGCCTCGGCGCCCACCAGCTGCTCGGGATGCGGGTGCCCTCGCACGCCGCCGCGTCCGAGACGGTCGCGCTGGCGCGCAGTGTCAACGGAGCCGGTGCCGCGGGGTTCGTGAATGCGGTGCTGCGGCGTATCAGTGAGCGCACTCGCGAGGAGTGGGTCACCGAGGTGACCGCAGGCCGGGATCGGGTCGATGCCCTTTCGGTGGAGTACTCCCATCCGGGCTGGGTGGTGCGTGCCCTGCGCGCGGCGCTGGTCGCGCACGGCGCATCCACCGACGAGACGGTTGACGGTGACCTCGAGCGCCTGCTTGCCGCGGACAACGACCCGGCACGCGTGTCGCTCGTGGCTCGTCCTGGTCTTGCGACCGTTGAAGAGCTCGTCGAGGCGGGCGCAGAGGCGTCCTCGTTGTCGCCGTTGGCCGCGATCATGGAGTCGGGCGACCCGGCCGCGATCGCCGCCGTCCGCCAGACGCGTGCGGCCGTGCAGGACGAGGGCTCCCAGCTGCTCGCCCTGGCGCTCGCCGCGGCAACCGTGCAGAACCCCAACCCGGACGGTGAGCAGTGGCTCGACCTGTGCGCCGGGCCCGGAGGCAAGGCAGCTCTCCTCGCGACGCTCGCCGCGCAGCGCGGTGCCGTGCTGTTCGCCAACGAGGTCAGCGAGCACCGCACCGAGCTGGTGCGCAAGACGCTGCGTGCGGCTCTCGATGCGGACGTCGAGGTGATGGTCGGGACCGGCGATGGTCGCGACCTCGGCGCGGAGGAGCCCGACACGTACGACCGTGTGCTGGTGGACGCGCCGTGCACCGGCCTCGGAGCGCTGCGCCGACGCCCCGAGTCACGCTGGCGCCGACAGGCGTCCGACGTCCCTCAGCTGTCGGCCCTCCAGCGCGAGCTGCTCGTCTCGGGCATCGAGGCGACGCGCCCGGGAGGCGTGATCGGCTACGCGACGTGCAGCCCTCATGTGGCCGAGACGCAACTGGTTGTGGACGACATCGTGGGCGACCGCACCGATGTCGTGCTCGAGGACGCGCGGCCCCTGTTCATCGACGCAGAGGGCGCGCCGATCGACAGGTTGGGCGACGGCCCGACCGTCCAGCTGTGGCCGCACATCCACGGCACCGACGCCATGTACTTCGCGCTGCTTCGCAAGCAGCCCCGCTGA
- the rpe gene encoding ribulose-phosphate 3-epimerase, translated as MQISPSILSADFANLERELDRISNADWAHVDVMDGHFVPNLTLGLPVVEALQKVSPIPLDCHLMIDDPDRWAPSYAEAGAKSVTFHIEAAKNPVALARSLRAAGARAAMALKPKTEFAPYEDLLPELDMVLVMTVEPGFGGQSFMADQMPKVRQVRDAVQRHGGEIWVQVDGGVSAKTIEQCAEAGADVFVAGSAVYGADDAANAIGELRELASQHTH; from the coding sequence TTGCAGATCTCGCCGAGCATCCTGTCCGCTGACTTCGCCAACCTCGAGCGCGAGCTCGACCGCATCTCCAATGCGGACTGGGCCCATGTCGACGTCATGGACGGCCACTTCGTGCCCAACCTGACGCTGGGCCTGCCGGTGGTCGAAGCGTTGCAGAAGGTCAGCCCGATCCCACTCGACTGTCACCTGATGATCGATGACCCTGACCGGTGGGCACCGTCGTACGCCGAGGCCGGTGCCAAGTCCGTGACCTTTCACATCGAGGCGGCGAAAAACCCTGTGGCGCTTGCGCGTTCGCTGCGGGCGGCCGGCGCCCGAGCGGCCATGGCGCTGAAGCCCAAGACGGAGTTCGCGCCTTACGAGGACCTGCTGCCCGAGCTCGACATGGTGCTCGTGATGACGGTCGAGCCAGGTTTTGGCGGGCAGTCCTTCATGGCAGATCAGATGCCCAAGGTGCGGCAGGTCCGCGACGCCGTGCAGCGTCACGGCGGTGAGATCTGGGTGCAGGTCGATGGGGGAGTCTCGGCCAAGACCATCGAGCAGTGTGCTGAGGCGGGCGCCGATGTGTTCGTCGCGGGTTCGGCGGTCTACGGCGCCGACGACGCGGCGAACGCCATCGGGGAGCTGCGCGAGCTCGCCTCCCAGCACACCCACTGA
- the ribD gene encoding bifunctional diaminohydroxyphosphoribosylaminopyrimidine deaminase/5-amino-6-(5-phosphoribosylamino)uracil reductase RibD: protein MTVGLTQQDAALLSRAVELAAQGRLADPNPRVGAVILSAQGEVVGEGWHHGAGTPHAEVVALQAAGDRASGGTAYVSLEPCSHEGRTPPCTRALLAAGVRRVVFAQADPSPVAGGGAELLRSQGIDVTGPVSGTGAEDLNRPWAFSAVHGRPFVTWKVGSTLDGRVAALDGTSRWITSAGARADVHRRRATAGAILVGTGTVLTDDPSLTVRDAEDRPVGVQPLRVVMGERDVPADARVNGPGEVWHARTHSAEVVLKTLQDKGIRHLWLEGGPTVAAAFLRAGLVDEALVYVAPTLLGDGPSLVASLGVPTLSAAHHLELLDIEQLGQDVRLRLRPRPVEGDL, encoded by the coding sequence ATGACCGTAGGCCTGACGCAGCAGGATGCTGCGCTGCTCTCGCGTGCCGTGGAGCTCGCCGCTCAGGGTCGCCTCGCCGATCCGAACCCCCGAGTCGGTGCCGTGATCCTCAGCGCGCAGGGCGAGGTGGTCGGCGAGGGCTGGCACCACGGAGCCGGTACGCCGCATGCCGAGGTCGTCGCGCTACAAGCCGCCGGCGATCGTGCATCCGGTGGGACGGCGTACGTCAGCCTTGAGCCCTGCTCCCACGAGGGCCGTACGCCGCCGTGCACCCGGGCGCTCCTGGCAGCCGGTGTACGTCGGGTGGTCTTTGCCCAGGCCGACCCGAGCCCTGTGGCCGGCGGGGGAGCCGAACTCCTGCGCTCACAGGGGATTGATGTCACCGGACCGGTGAGCGGGACCGGTGCCGAGGATCTGAACCGGCCGTGGGCGTTCAGCGCTGTCCACGGTCGCCCTTTCGTGACGTGGAAGGTCGGCTCAACCCTTGACGGTCGCGTCGCCGCACTCGACGGCACCAGTCGCTGGATCACCAGCGCGGGGGCGCGCGCGGACGTGCACCGCCGTCGTGCCACGGCCGGGGCGATCCTGGTCGGCACCGGCACCGTGCTGACGGACGACCCCTCTCTGACCGTGCGCGACGCCGAGGACCGCCCAGTCGGAGTGCAGCCGCTCCGAGTCGTCATGGGCGAGCGTGACGTCCCCGCGGACGCGCGCGTCAACGGGCCGGGCGAGGTCTGGCACGCGCGCACTCACTCGGCCGAGGTCGTACTGAAGACGTTGCAGGACAAGGGGATTCGTCACCTGTGGCTCGAAGGCGGCCCGACCGTCGCGGCTGCCTTCCTGCGCGCTGGCCTGGTCGATGAGGCGCTTGTCTACGTCGCTCCCACCCTGCTCGGCGACGGCCCGTCGCTGGTCGCCTCACTCGGCGTGCCGACCCTGTCGGCCGCCCACCATCTCGAGCTGCTCGATATCGAGCAGCTCGGCCAAGACGTCCGGCTGCGCCTGCGGCCGAGACCTGTCGAAGGAGATCTGTGA
- a CDS encoding riboflavin synthase, translated as MFTGIVEELGAVERLEHGSDSAVLWLRGATVTADAVHGASIAVNGVCLTVVEVKGQVFGVDVMAETLQRSSLGGLTVGDPVNLERAMPANGRFGGHVVQGHVDGTAAIVSREPGDRWEVVTFELPVELARYVVEKGSITVDGVSLTVSAVADGTFSVSLIPTTLDLTTLGRKGVGDLVNLEVDVLAKYVERLLASGAPTGVSA; from the coding sequence ATGTTCACCGGGATCGTTGAGGAGCTCGGCGCCGTGGAGCGCCTCGAGCACGGGTCCGACTCCGCCGTGCTTTGGCTGCGCGGTGCCACGGTCACGGCGGACGCCGTGCACGGTGCCTCGATCGCCGTCAACGGCGTCTGTCTGACCGTGGTCGAGGTGAAGGGCCAGGTGTTCGGCGTCGACGTGATGGCCGAGACGTTGCAGCGCAGCAGCCTCGGCGGACTCACGGTGGGCGATCCGGTCAACCTCGAGCGAGCCATGCCCGCGAACGGCCGCTTCGGTGGCCACGTCGTGCAGGGCCATGTGGACGGCACCGCAGCGATCGTGTCTCGGGAGCCTGGAGACCGCTGGGAGGTCGTCACGTTCGAGCTGCCGGTCGAGCTCGCACGCTACGTCGTAGAGAAGGGCTCGATCACCGTCGACGGTGTCTCGTTGACAGTCTCGGCAGTCGCCGACGGCACGTTCAGCGTGTCCTTGATTCCCACGACCTTGGACCTGACCACGTTGGGGCGTAAGGGAGTTGGTGACCTGGTCAACCTCGAGGTCGATGTCCTGGCGAAGTACGTCGAGCGGCTGCTCGCCAGTGGCGCGCCGACAGGAGTCAGCGCGTGA
- the pnuC gene encoding nicotinamide riboside transporter PnuC has protein sequence MNLFERIYDAHLTISGHPITWREILGNLFGFASAIGGMRRKVWAWPVGIIGNAMLFTVFLGVGITNTGSGPLFGQAGRQVFFIITSIYGWWIWNESRKLRGADKPAISPRWATTQERVGYLIVWVAGVLVTQAVFAKIGAGWPAERWYYWCDAWIFVGSMVATYAMARGWNDFWLAWVAVDLVGVPLLWHSKYYPSAILYVIYAGLVIYGFTVWLRATRTEQPTPVEVAA, from the coding sequence GTGAACCTCTTCGAGCGCATTTACGACGCGCACCTGACCATCTCGGGTCACCCGATCACCTGGCGCGAGATCCTCGGCAACCTGTTCGGGTTCGCCTCCGCGATCGGCGGCATGCGACGCAAGGTGTGGGCCTGGCCCGTCGGCATCATCGGCAACGCGATGCTCTTCACCGTCTTCCTCGGCGTCGGTATCACCAACACCGGGAGCGGGCCGCTGTTCGGTCAGGCCGGGCGGCAGGTCTTCTTCATCATCACCTCGATCTACGGGTGGTGGATCTGGAACGAGAGCCGCAAGCTGCGGGGTGCGGACAAGCCGGCGATCAGCCCGCGCTGGGCGACCACGCAGGAGCGTGTCGGCTATCTGATCGTCTGGGTGGCCGGTGTCCTGGTCACGCAGGCGGTGTTCGCCAAGATCGGCGCGGGCTGGCCCGCGGAGCGTTGGTACTACTGGTGCGACGCCTGGATCTTCGTCGGATCGATGGTCGCGACCTATGCGATGGCTCGCGGCTGGAACGACTTCTGGCTCGCCTGGGTCGCCGTTGATCTGGTCGGAGTGCCGCTGCTGTGGCACTCCAAGTACTACCCGTCAGCCATCCTCTACGTGATTTACGCGGGGCTGGTCATCTACGGGTTCACCGTCTGGCTGCGCGCGACGCGCACCGAGCAACCGACTCCTGTGGAGGTGGCGGCATGA
- a CDS encoding bifunctional 3,4-dihydroxy-2-butanone-4-phosphate synthase/GTP cyclohydrolase II — translation MNALSSIEDALQAMRDGRPVLVTDDEDRENEGDVILAADTLTDEWVAWMVRHTSGYLCAPLPEAYADRLGLPLMVEHNRDPFRTAYTVSVDAAEGVTTGISAADRARTIRLLADADATPQDFIRPGHVLPLRAKDGGVLVRRGHTEAGVDLPRLAGLNPVSTLAELQHDDGTMMRLTAVLELGAEHDLPVITIEQLVQWREKHDRVERVAEARLPTSHGIFQVVGYRDRVTGAEHVALISGRGLDGDHPLVRVHSECLTGDVFGSRRCDCGPQLDRSLERVSREGGVVVYLRGHEGRGVGLLSKLQAYALQDNGFDTVDAQTELGLPIDDREYGAAGAILRDLGVERLRLMTNNPVKVEALARSGIDIVGVDRVHVPATADNTAYLTTKRDRLGHDILLEAEAASA, via the coding sequence ATGAACGCGCTCTCATCGATCGAGGACGCGCTGCAAGCGATGCGCGATGGCCGACCGGTCCTGGTCACCGATGACGAGGACCGCGAGAACGAGGGCGACGTCATCCTCGCCGCGGACACACTCACCGACGAGTGGGTCGCCTGGATGGTGCGGCACACCTCGGGCTACCTGTGCGCGCCGCTGCCCGAGGCGTACGCCGACCGGCTCGGCCTGCCGCTCATGGTCGAGCACAACCGGGACCCGTTCCGTACGGCGTACACCGTGTCCGTGGACGCCGCCGAGGGCGTGACCACCGGGATCAGTGCAGCCGACCGAGCGCGCACGATCCGGCTGCTGGCCGACGCCGACGCGACACCGCAGGACTTCATCCGGCCCGGACACGTCCTGCCGCTGCGCGCGAAGGACGGCGGCGTCCTGGTCCGGCGTGGGCACACCGAGGCCGGCGTCGACCTGCCCCGGCTGGCAGGGCTGAACCCCGTGTCGACGCTCGCGGAACTGCAGCACGACGACGGCACCATGATGCGGCTGACTGCCGTGCTGGAGCTGGGTGCCGAGCACGATCTGCCGGTCATCACGATCGAGCAGCTCGTCCAGTGGCGCGAGAAGCATGATCGCGTCGAGCGGGTCGCGGAGGCGCGCCTGCCCACGTCGCACGGCATCTTCCAGGTCGTCGGCTACCGGGACCGGGTGACCGGCGCTGAGCACGTGGCGCTGATCAGCGGGCGCGGTCTGGACGGCGACCACCCGCTGGTGCGGGTTCATTCGGAGTGCCTGACCGGCGACGTCTTCGGCTCGCGCCGATGTGACTGTGGCCCGCAGCTGGACCGCTCCCTGGAGCGGGTCAGTCGTGAAGGTGGCGTGGTCGTCTACCTGCGCGGGCACGAGGGTCGTGGCGTGGGTCTGCTCTCTAAGCTGCAGGCGTATGCGTTGCAGGACAACGGTTTTGACACGGTCGACGCGCAGACCGAGCTGGGACTCCCGATCGACGACCGCGAGTACGGCGCGGCCGGCGCGATCCTGCGGGACCTCGGTGTCGAGCGGCTGAGGCTGATGACCAACAACCCGGTCAAGGTCGAGGCGCTGGCGCGGTCCGGGATCGACATCGTCGGCGTTGACCGGGTGCACGTGCCCGCGACCGCCGACAACACGGCGTACCTCACGACCAAGCGTGACCGCCTGGGACACGACATCCTCCTCGAGGCTGAGGCGGCGTCCGCATGA
- the ribH gene encoding 6,7-dimethyl-8-ribityllumazine synthase codes for MSGHGSPQIAVDGTGLRVAIVAASWHTTVMDGLVDGAQRGLADAQVEDVTLVRVPGSFELGVACARLAPSYDAVVALGVVIRGGTPHFDYVCHAATSALSDISVRTGTPVGFGLLTCDTEKQALDRAGLPDSIEDKGHEAATAAVATAVTLKGLT; via the coding sequence ATGAGCGGGCACGGGTCGCCACAGATCGCGGTCGACGGGACGGGACTCAGGGTCGCGATCGTCGCGGCTTCCTGGCACACGACGGTCATGGACGGTCTGGTCGACGGTGCCCAGCGCGGGCTCGCCGACGCGCAGGTCGAGGACGTCACGCTGGTACGCGTGCCCGGCAGCTTCGAGCTCGGCGTCGCCTGCGCGCGCCTCGCTCCGTCGTACGACGCTGTCGTGGCTCTCGGTGTCGTCATCCGTGGTGGGACACCGCACTTCGACTACGTCTGCCATGCGGCCACGTCCGCGCTCTCGGACATCTCGGTGCGCACCGGGACACCCGTCGGGTTCGGTCTGCTGACCTGTGACACCGAGAAGCAAGCCCTTGACCGTGCCGGTCTGCCCGACTCGATCGAGGACAAGGGTCACGAGGCGGCCACTGCAGCTGTCGCCACTGCCGTGACGCTGAAGGGCCTCACGTAG